The Euleptes europaea isolate rEulEur1 chromosome 19, rEulEur1.hap1, whole genome shotgun sequence genome includes a window with the following:
- the TIMM22 gene encoding mitochondrial import inner membrane translocase subunit Tim22, whose product MAAQASRSDPARPDAARDAAETPPTLQYSLLLEHLVGDKRGPRQARAFDPACLGGFPAPAKSDEQKMVERAMESCGFKATLACVGGFVLGGAFGIFTAGIDTNVGFDPKDPYRTPTAREVLKDMGQRGMSYAKNFAIVGAMFSCTECLVESYRGKSDWKNSVMSGCITGGAIGFRAGLKAGVLGCGGFAAFSAAIDYYLR is encoded by the exons ATGGCGGCGCAGGCCTCCCGCTCAGACCCGGCGAGGCCCGACGCCGCCCGCGACGCCGCCGAGACACCCCCGACGCTGCAGTACAGCCTCCTGCTGGAGCACCTGGTGGGCGACAAGCGCGGGCCGAGGCAGGCGCGGGCCTTCGACCCGGCCTGCCTCGGCGGCTTCCCGGCCCCGGCCAAGAGCGACGAGCAGAAGATGGTCGAGCGGGCCATGGAGAGCTGCGGCTTCAAGGCGACGCTGGCCTGCGTCGGGG GATTTGTGCTGGGGGGCGCCTTTGGCATTTTCACTGCTGGCATTGACACCAATGTGGGGTTTGACCCCAAGGATCCATATCGCACACCGACAGCAAGGGAAGTCTTGAAAGACATGGGCCAAAGAGGAATGTCCTATGCCAAGAACTTTGCCATTGTGGGCGCCATGTTTTCCTGTACTGAATGCTTAGTGGAGTCT TACCGAGGGAAATCTGACTGGAAGAACAGCGTTATGAGCGGGTGTATTACCGGAGGCGCTATCGGCTTCAGGG CTGGCTTAAAAGCAGGGGTCCTTGGCTGTGGGGGCTTTGCCGCATTCTCTGCCGCGATTGACTATTACCTACGATAG